In the genome of Triticum urartu cultivar G1812 chromosome 5, Tu2.1, whole genome shotgun sequence, one region contains:
- the LOC125510341 gene encoding protein DETOXIFICATION 21-like: MDKREEEESKAPLLEPCRAAEHNATGDGGLGRRLVGENRRLWAVAGPSICTRFSTFGIAVISQAFIGHIGATQLAAYALVSTVLMRFSNGILLGMASALETLCGQSYGAKQYHMMGISLQRSWIILTGCAVLMLPIFVFTEPLLVFIGQDPAISAVAGTISLWYIPVMFACVFSFTLQMYLQAQSKNMIITYLAFVSLGVHLFLSWLLTVRLNLGLDGIMTSMVIAMWIPVFGQLIFVFCGGCPLTWTGFSSVALTDLVPVLRLSLSSGVMLCLELWYNTILVLLTGYMRNAEVALDALSICLNINGWEMMISIGFLSAIGVRVANELGAGSARRAKFAIINVVATSFSIGLVFFIFFLFFRGKLSYIFTTSEEVAAAVASLSPLLAFSILLNSVQPVLSGVAIGAGWQSIVAYVNITTYYLIGIPVGAILGYVFGYHVKGVWVGMLLGTLIQTIVLVFITIRTDWDKQVEVTQERLKRWYITDGNKGKPDSRGSP, translated from the exons ATGGAcaagagggaggaggaggagagcaaGGCCCCGCTGCTAGAGCCCTGCAGGGCGGCGGAGCACAATGCGACCGGTGACGGCGGGCTggggcggcggctggtgggggagAACCGGCGGCTGTGGGCGGTGGCGGGGCCGTCCATCTGCACGCGCTTCTCCACCTTCGGGATCGCCGTCATCAGCCAGGCCTTCATCGGCCACATCGGCGCCACCCAGCTCGCCGCCTACGCCCTCGTCTCCACCGTCCTCATGCGCTTCAGCAACGGCATACTG CTGGGCATGGCGAGCGCGCTGGAGACGCTGTGCGGGCAGTCGTACGGGGCGAAGCAGTACCACATGATGGGCATCTCCCTGCAGCGCTCCTGGATCATCCTGACCGGCTGCGCCGTGCTCATGCTCCCCATCTTTGTCTTCACCGAGCCCCTCCTCGTCTTCATCGGCCAGGACCCGGCCATCAGCGCCGTCGCCGGGACCATCTCGCTCTGGTACATCCCCGTCATGTTCGCGTGCGTCTTCAGCTTCACGCTGCAGATGTACCTGCAGGCGCAGAGCAAGAACATGATCATCACCTACCTCGCGTTCGTCTCCCTCGGCGTCCATCTCTTCCTGTCATGGCTCTTGACCGTTCGGCTGAACCTTGGACTCGACGGGATCATGACCTCCATGGTCATCGCCATGTGGATTCCTGTGTTTGGGCAGCTCATCTTCGTCTTCTGCGGTGGCTGCCCTCTCACATGGACCGGCTTCTCCTCCGTGGCACTCACGGACCTCGTTCCTGTCCTCAGGCTCTCGCTATCCTCTGGTGTGATGCTCTG TTTGGAATTGTGGTACAACACCATATTGGTGCTCCTAACCGGGTACATGAGGAATGCAGAGGTTGCACTCGACGCTCTTTCAATATG CCTTAACATCAACGGCTGGGAGATGATGATTTCTATTGGCTTTTTGTCTGCAATAGG AGTGCGCGTTGCAAATGAGCTCGGAGCTGGAAGTGCAAGAAGGGCTAAGTTCGCCATCATAAATGTCGTCGCCACTTCTTTCTCAATAGGCCTTGTGTTCTtcatatttttccttttcttccgCGGAAAGCTTTCCTACATATTTACCACCAGTGAAGAGGTAGCTGCCGCAGTTGCAAGCCTGTCGCCTCTTCTAGCCTTCTCCATCTTGTTGAACAGTGTTCAACCAGTGCTATCAG GTGTTGCTATCGGTGCGGGTTGGCAAAGTATAGTTGCCTATGTTAACATCACAACGTATTACTTGATTGGTATTCCTGTTGGAGCAATCCTTGGTTATGTTTTTGGATATCATGTGAAG GGCGTTTGGGTTGGCATGCTGCTCGGAACACTGATCCAAACAATTGTACTTGTGTTCATAACAATTAGGACTGACTGGGATAAACAG GTAGAGGTCACTCAGGAGAGATTGAAGAGATGGTACATCACGGATGGGAACAAAGGAAAGCCAGATTCAAGGGGAAGTCCATGA